The following proteins are co-located in the Cryptomeria japonica unplaced genomic scaffold, Sugi_1.0 HiC_scaffold_564, whole genome shotgun sequence genome:
- the LOC131872348 gene encoding probable glucan endo-1,3-beta-glucosidase A6 yields the protein MGACGFHLSLIVVSLGIKFVWGDTDPFFLSHAVGINYGRLADNLPPPSKAVELIKSINAGYVKIYDADSEVLKALANSTLPVVITVANEEVSGIASSTTTSDQWLQTNVLPYYPLTKISIIMVGNEILSHTELQSVWPQLVPAMQNMHASLQKLNLDSSIKVTTSIGMDALSSSYPPSNGSFKQEIAMSVIQPMLSFLSATDSYFFLDVYPFFAWNSDPANISLDYVLFGEITADVVQDGTLSYLI from the exons ATGGGGGCTTGTGGATTTCACCTGTCTTTAATTGTTGTTAGTTTGGGGATAAAATTTGTGTGGGGAGATACAG ATCCCTTTTTCTTGAGTCATGCGGTGGGAATCAACTACGGGAGGCTGGCAGACAATCTGCCACCGCCATCAAAAGCAGTGGAGCTGATCAAGAGTATTAACGCAGGCTATGTCAAAATCTACGACGCGGACTCAGAAGTCCTCAAGGCGCTGGCCAACAGCACCCTCCCTGTTGTGATCACggttgcaaatgaagaagtttcaGGCATAGCCTCCAGCACTACCACTTCAGACCAATGGCTTCAAACCAACGTTCTTCCTTACTATCCCCTAACCAAAATTTCCATCATCATGGTGGGCAACGAGATTCTGTCACACACCGAACTACAGTCCGTGTGGCCTCAGCTAGTCCCCGCAATGCAAAACATGCACGCCTCCTTACAGAAGTTGAATCTAGACTCCTCCATCAAAGTAACCACATCTATAGGCATGGACGCCCTCTCTTCCTCTTACCCGCCCTCCAACGGCTCCTTCAAACAAGAAATTGCCATGTCAGTAATACAGCCCATGCTCAGCTTCCTCAGTGCCACGGATTCTTATTTCTTCCTGGATGTGTACCCTTTCTTCGCCTGGAATTCCGACCCCGCCAACATATCTCTGGACTATGTGCTCTTTGGCGAGATCACGGCGGACGTAGTACAGGACGGCACTCTGAGTTacttgatctga